In the Ictalurus punctatus breed USDA103 chromosome 7, Coco_2.0, whole genome shotgun sequence genome, one interval contains:
- the rin1b gene encoding ras and Rab interactor 2, with amino-acid sequence MDDCLQRSLSVLDRLLLTHSIWLQLSINPDSALCILQREIAGTFLVCKCAVTQRKVLCVRVQESNVCVAQYPIREEDSTFSLESSALSFPDLCRLVAFYCISRDVLPFPLELPEAIAQATNHTQLESISHLGLEFWSSQASPGPPNGPPTMSVTWTSRPRSPCFINPLFLQPSQPSREASHKRHRLKRSLRVRVSTESSFSLTPGDSEWSQGDSDVLRSNERMARRAGGLSMLRRTAALVPTSEEEDEQMLGEVPPTSAPQPEKNELKDLPQDEGLCLALERRHAPSLAELDSNSSFSSLEEEESQPDSALQWPPLTRGTRFPVANPASTLRRMSAAFVCVFAPERRVARLVDELSRDRRSAFGSLIQDFLLKQKEELKVPSWSSAVELLQGLRRFLSQAKSLLLEAGELEPPIETLVPENEKELALEKAVFGCVLKPLKVQLGQMLLTLHTQDGTLQRFTNSLQACQEGALQRLGVRVAVLDAQGVERAKKKLNLMQRSHSPIDKVLLLLQVCKSVYKAMGAQSEQEFSSEDFLPALSYVVVQCNIPQLLLETEYMMEMLESSWLSGEGGYYLTSIYASLCLIQSQPGTPCPGGLTNEAQENLREWSKRRSQEAKLHKESQQNQRFVRILFQNTECCAARTLQWKAGESVEVLTRTCAEVFAINEPQHYCLFWRNAGEMHPVPLHTQPHELGAPTLSYLRKDHDFSKMRRLTRGGAVDLEESACEE; translated from the exons ATGGATGACTGTCTTCAGAGGAGTCTGAGCGTTTTGGACCGcctcctcctcacacactccatcTGGCTCCAACTGTCAATCAACCCTGACTCCGCCCTCTGCATCCTGCAGAGAGAGATAGCTGGG ACTTTTctggtgtgtaagtgtgcagtCACTCAGAGGAAGGTGCTGTGTGTGAGGGTTCAGGAAAGCAATGTGTGTGTTGCACAATATCCCATCCGGGAGGAAGACTCCA CATTCTCTCTGGAGAGCTCAGCCCTGAGTTTTCCTGATTTGTGCAGATTAGTGGCCTTTTACTGCATTAGcag GGATGTGTTGCCTTTCCCACTTGAGCTTCCTGAAGCTATCGCACAGGCCACCAACCACACACAGCTAGAGAGCATCTCACACCTTGGCTTGG AGTTCTGGAGTTCTCAGGCCTCCCCTGGCCCCCCCAACGGCCCTCCCACCATGTCTGTGACCTGGACATCCAGGCCACGATCGCCGTGTTTCATCAATCCCCTCTTCCTGCAGCCTTCCCAGCCAAGTCGAGAGGCTTCACACAAACGCCACAGATTGAAACGCAGTCTGCGTGTCCGCGTGTCCACCGAATCGTCATTCAGCCTGACCCCTGGAGACTCGGAGTGGAGCCAGGGCGACTCGGATGTGCTGAGGAGTAACGAGAGGATGGCACGGAGGGCAGGTGGCCTGAGCATGCTTCGAAGAACTGCTGCTCTGGTACCTACGTCAGAAGAAGAGGATGAGCAGATGCTGGGAGAGGTGCCtcca ACATCAGCCCCACAGCCGGAAAAAAACGAGCTTAAGGACCTACCACAGGATGAGGGGCTCTGCTTGGCATTGGAGCGACGACATGCTCCTTCTCTCGCCGAACTGGACAGCAACAGTTCCTTCAGCAGCCTGGAAGAGGAAGAGTCGCAGCCGGACTCGGCGCTGCAGTGGCCTCCCCTCACGCGGGGCACCCGTTTCCCTGTCGCCAACCCTGCCTCCACCCTACGCCGCATGAGTGCTGCATTCGTGTGTGTTTTTGCTCCTGAGCGGCGTGTGGCCCGGCTGGTTGACGAGCTGTCCCGAGACAGGCGCTCTGCCTTTGGATCGCTGATCCAGGATTTCTTACTAAAGCAGAAGGAAGAACTGAAGGTGCCGAGTTGGAGCTCAGCCGTGGAGCTGCTTCAGGGATTGAGGAGGTTCCTTTCCCAGGCCAAGAGTCTGCTTCTGGAGGCTGGAGAACTGGAACCTCCCATAGAGACCCTGGTGCCTGAGAATGAGAAAG AGCTGGCTTTGGAGAAGGCTGTGTTTGGTTGTGTACTGAAACCACTGAAAGTTCAGCTGGGCCAGATGCTGCTCACGCTCCACACACAGGATGGCACTCTCCAGAGATTCACTAACAGCCTGCAGGCCTGTCAGGAGGGGGCCCTACAGCGCCTGGGTGTACGCGTGGCGGTCCTGGATGCTCAAGGTGTGGAGAGAGCAAAGAAAAAGCTCAATCTAATGCAGAGAAGCCACTCGCCCATAGACAAAGTGCTGCTTCTGCTACAGGTGTGCAAGAGTGTGTACAAGGCCATGGGAGCACAATCTG AACAGGAATTCAGCTCGGAGGATTTCCTGCCTGCTCTGTCTTATGTGGTGGTTCAGTGTAACATCCCACAACTGCTGCTGGAGACGGAGTACATGATGGAGATGCTGGAGTCGTCTTGGCTGTCAGGAGAGG GAGGGTACTACTTGACAAGCATCTATGCCAGCCTGTGCCTAATCCAGAGCCAGCCTGGTACCCCGTGTCCTGGTGGTTTAACCAATGAAGCCCAGGAGAATCTGAGAGAATGGAGCAAGAGACGATCCCAGGAGGCCAAACTCCATAAAGAGAGCCAGCAGAATCAg aggtTTGTACGTATTCTTTTCCAGAACACTGAGTGTTGCGCAGCCCGTACTCTCCAATGGAAAGCAGGCGAGAGCGTGGAGGTGTTAACCCGAACCTGCGCAGAGGTGTTTGCTATAAACGAGCCACAGCATTATTGTCTGTTCTGGAGGAATGCAGGGGAGATGCATCCTGTTCCTCTACATACACAGCCTCACGAGCTGGGTGCCCCCACCCTATCCTACCTCCGCAAAGATCACGACTTCAGCAAGATGCGCAGGCTGACCAGAGGTGGCGCTGTGGATCTCGAGGAGTCTGCGTGTGAGGAGTAA